Proteins co-encoded in one Podospora pseudoanserina strain CBS 124.78 chromosome 7 map unlocalized CBS124.78p_7, whole genome shotgun sequence genomic window:
- a CDS encoding uncharacterized protein (COG:S; EggNog:ENOG503P13P) yields the protein MIYPRLTTHVRQTEPTPYYLFDMALKSEMAFSTARIAIGGGQDGVAEVLSSTPGAESECQLQRCVLPKSDRTIQLSWPRLGDKRRAMVGQSPTPRSRSSTGTRKQAHKNSQTTRIVHVSQKDLELHYYLNASVGKVHSQPTLEPPLAWNPSVIKAQDEDLLQHFQKSASKSLAIFGHDSFELGNALIRIALANTSASATAILQCLLAFSALHRDDVHSQAFELKITALQALGAASSITPIGATDAIQHVAAGMLLCSFEAHKSSCTSGEWIIYLENAKKVIHTVGLDKIEGNIDLAMILDWVYYHDVLARFSLQHWQKQTAASTESQRFFTKPFNVQSLATGLIKLLSEVCDAFSARPATAFNRKKSSKETEDYKNFLQILDWRIRSLPLSTPGTTVSSPEERDSLLLLELYRLALLIYLNRASNNLINQSFRTEKHIAQAFSILPKLRSCDRQFPVFILGCEATNDEYRAVILDLIARAEKEESSRSFNHVKLLLQAVWAQDDLAEGEVDYWEKISHVISCCRITPSFV from the exons ATGATTTATCCCCGGCTCACCACTCACGTCCGACAGACTGAGCCAACACCTTATTACTTGTTTGACATGGCACTCAAGTCCGAGATGGCGTTTTCAACGGCAAGGATAGCGATCGGTGGTGGGCAAGATGGTGTTGCAG AAGTTCTCAGTTCCACTCCGGGCGCAGAATCGGAGTGCCAACTACAACGATGTGTCTTGCCCAAATCCGACCGCACCATTCAGCTATCATGGCCCCGTCTAGGCGACAAAAGACGAGCCATGGTGGGTCAGTCTCCAACACCGCGGTCACGGTCTTCAACCGGCACGAGGAAGCAAGCACACAAGAATTCTCAAACTACAAGGATCGTTCATGTTTCCCAGAAAGATCTTGAACTGCACTACTACCTGAACGCCTCTGTGGGGAAAGTGCATTCTCAGCCAACCCTTGAGCCACCCCTCGCATGGAATCCATCTGTAATCAAGGCTCAAGACGAAGACCTCCTCCAGCATTTTCAAAAGTCGGCCTCAAAGTCGCTGGCAATATTTGGCCACGACAGCTTCGAACTGGGGAACGCCCTCATTCGGATTGCCTTGGCAAATACTTCGGCATCAGCTACCGCAATTCTCCAGTGCCTTCTTGCGTTTTCCGCCTTACATCGGGATGATGTCCATTCACAAGCGTTTGAGCTCAAGATCACAGCACTTCAGGCATTGGGGGCTGCATCGTCCATCACTCCTATTGGTGCAACCGACGCAATCCAGCATGTGGCTGCAGGAATGCTCTTGTGTTCTTTTGAGGCGCACAAGTCTTCTTGCACCTCGGGTGAATGGATCATTTACCTGGAGAACGCTAAAAAGGTCATCCACACTGTCGGATTGGATAAAATAGAAGGAAACATAGACCTGGCTATGATTCTTGACTGGGTATACTACCATGATGTGCTGGCGCGTTTCAGTCTTCAACACTGGCAGAAACAGACTGCTGCAAGCACAGAATCGCAAAGATTCTTTACCAAG CCCTTCAATGTTCAGTCTTTGGCTACAGGTCTCATCAAGCTTCTATCTGAAGTCTGTGATGCATTTTCGGCACGCCCTGCGACTGCATTCAACAGGAAGAAGTCGTCCAAAGAGACGGAAGACTACAAAAACTTTCTTCAGATTCTTGATTGGAGAATTCGTAGTCTTCCCCTATCCACTCCAGGGACAACTGTTTCCAGTCCAGAAGAAAGGGACTCACTGCTACTCCTGGAACTCTACCGACTGGCACTCCTTATATATCTCAATCGAGCGTCCAACAACCTAATCAATCAGTCCTTCAGAACCGAAAAGCATATTGCTCAAGCATTTTCAATTTTGCCCAAACTTAGGTCTTGTGATAGACAGTTCCCCGTCTTTATCCTCGGATGCGAGGCAACAAACGACGAATACAGAGCAGTGATTCTTGACCTCATCGCAAGGGCGGAAAAGGAGGAATCGTCAAGGTCGTTCAATCACGTTAAGCTGCTTCTGCAAGCTGTCTGGGCGCAGGATGATttggctgagggggaggtggattaCTGGGAGAAAATCAGCCATGTCATCAGCTGCTGTCGGATAACACCTTCTTTTGTATAG
- a CDS encoding uncharacterized protein (COG:G; COG:M; EggNog:ENOG503NZCX): MSTQNIITVFGATGAQGGSVADIFLQDPKLKSSWSVRAVTRDTTKESAKKLQQKGAEVVAADLNDKSTLIKAMEGASAVYAVTNYWEKCDMKLEIQQGKNLVDAAKETGVQHFIWSSLLNITKLSNGKLPNVYHFDSKALVEDYAREVGLPATFFLAGAYMSNLPGGMFRRDPQADNTWILSLPVSDQAVQPLFDAAADTGKFIKAAVLNRDKVLGKRLLGATSYLTNAQIVEGFKKVFPEAGKTASYKQIPDKAFYEVLTKYQGAPDFVAQEMLENMHLFEQFGYYGGESLDETHALLEDKLTTWEEFVAKTSKWGEELK; this comes from the exons ATGTCCAcccaaaacatcatcaccgttTTTGGTGCCACTGGCGCCCAAGGTGGCTCTGTGGCAGACATTTTTCTTCAAGATCCGAAACTCAAGTCAAGCTGGAGTGTTAGGGCCGTCACTCGCGACACAACCAAGGAGTCAGCCAAAAAGCTTCAGCAGAAAGGTGCCGAAGTCGTTGCT GCCGACCTTAATGATAAGTCCACTTTGATCAAAGCCATGGAGGGGGCCTCGGCTGTATACGCAGTCACCAACTACTGGGAGAAGTGTGACATGAAGCTGGAAATTCAGCAAGGAAAGAACCTTGTCGATGCTGCCAAAGAGACTGGCGTCCAGCATTTCATCTGGAGCTcgcttctcaacatcacgAAAT TGAGTAATGGAAAGTTGCCGAATGTGTACCACTTTGACAGCAAGGCTCTGGTGGAGGATTACGCCCGTGAGGTTGGCCTCCCTGCCACCTTCTTTCTTGCAGGAGCCTACATGTCGAACCTTCCTGGTGGCATGTTCCGCCGCGATCCACAGGCCGATAATACCTGGATCTTGAGCCTGCCTGTTTCCGACCAAGCTGTTCAGCCCCTGTTCGACGCAGCCGCCGACACCGGGAAGTTCATCAAGGCAGCTGTACTGAATCGTGACAAGGTTCTCGGCAAGCGTCTCCTTGGTGCCACCAGCTATCTTACCAATGCCCAGATTGTCGAGGGCTTCAAGAAGGTCTTCCCCGAGGCGGGAAAGACAGCAAGTTACAAACAGATCCCCGACAAGGCCTTTTACGAGGTTCTTACCAAGTACCAGGGTGCACCCGACTTTGTCGCACAAGAGATGCTGGAAAACATGCATCTGTTCGAGCAGTTTGGCTACTATGGTGGAGAAAGTCTTGACGAGACACATGCGCTTCTGGAGGACAAGTTGACGACTtgggaggagtttgtggCAAAGACATCAAAGTGGGGAGAGGAGCTGAAGTGA
- a CDS encoding uncharacterized protein (COG:C; EggNog:ENOG503NUBW), which yields MSENSTTIPTRPLGPGGPEIPILGLGLMGLSSFYGTPPSDDERLAFLDRAHAIGCTHWDSAALYGDSEVLLGKWFEKTGKRKDIFLATKFGNRVLPDGTREFCNEPEYIREAVKESLRKLKTDYIDLLYCHRISGKTPIEDVIETMKEFVESGQVRHIGLSECGADTLIRASKIHPIRAYQIEYSPFTRDIEFPDLNLAKTCRDLKIPIVAYSPLGRGMLTGKYSSADDFEQGDFRRAVPRFSAENFPKNMELVEKIKQIAAKKGCTPGQLTLAWMMKQDLVFPIPGTKKIAYLEENWGANSVYETLTKEEEREVREAIDKTEVYGTRYPAAAMGALVKDTPPRS from the exons ATGTCCGAAAATAGCACCACCATTCCCACCCGTCCCTTGGGCCCTGGTGGGCCAGAGATTCCAATtctagggttagggttgatgGGCCTGAGTT CATTCTATGGAACCCCCCCTTCTGACGATGAGCGTCTTGCTTTTCTCGACCGCGCTCATGCGATCGGATGTACACACTGGGACTCGGCCGCTCTGTATGGAGACAGCGAGGTCCTGCTTGGGAAATGGTTTGAAAAGACtgggaagagaaaagac ATTTTCCTAGCCACTAAGTTCGGCAACAGAGTGCTGCCGGATGGCACGAGAGAATTCTGCAATGAGCCCGAGTACATCAGGGAAGCAGTGAAGGAGAGCTTGAGAAAGTTGAAGACAGACTACATCGATCTGCTGTACTG CCACCGCATCAGCGGCAAAACCCCGATCGAGGATGTTATTGAGACCATGAAGGAATTTGTCGA ATCTGGTCAAGTCCGCCACATTGGCCTCTCGGAATGCGGTGCCGACACACTCATCCGCGCAAGCAAGATTCATCCCATCAGGGCTTACCAGATCGAATATTCCCCTTTCACAAGAGATATTGAGTTCCCCGACCTCAACCTAGCCAAAACTTGCCGCGACCTGAAGATCCCCATCGTTGCCTACTCTCCGTTGGGCCGAGGCATGCTCACGGGTAAGTATTCCTCGGCGGACGACTTTGAGCAGGGTGACTTCCGCCGGGCAGTTCCTCGCTTCTCGGCCGAGAACTTCCCCAAGAACatggagttggtggagaagatcaaACAGATTGCAGCTAAGAAGGGGTGTACGCCCGGTCAACTGACTCTGGCATGGATGATGAAGCAAGACCTCGTCTTCCCTATTCCGGGAACAAAGAAGATTGCATATTTGGAGGAGAATTGGGGAGCCAACTCAGTCTATGAGACGCttaccaaggaggaggagagggaggtgagagaGGCGATCGATAAAACTGAAGTGTATGGCACCAGATATCCTGCGGCTGCGATGGGTGCTTTGGTAAAGGACACGCCACCCCGTTCCTAG
- a CDS encoding uncharacterized protein (EggNog:ENOG503NWNG; COG:Q) — MSLPQTYKQAVFRSAGAPLTIEEVPLKQPGPKEVLVKVEACGVCFSDMFAQNNIMGGGFPIVPGHEIIGRVASVGLNVSTWKVGDRIGSGWHGGHDGTCRSCKKGYHQMCDNQVVNGETKQGGYAEYVLLRSEAGVPIPETVSAAKYAPILCAGMTVFNSIRHMNVGVGETVAVQGLGGLGHLAIQFANKFGYRVVAISRGADKESFAHELGAHEYIDTSKVDAGEGLKRLGGASLVVTTSPSANTMSGLMQGLGPLGKLLILSVPGDVSVNTGVMLRYGLSVQAWPCGHAIDSEEAIAFTQLQNIDCLIEEFPLERANDAFDAMLSGRVRFRAVITF, encoded by the exons ATGTCACTCCCCCAAACATACAAGCAAGCTGTCTTCCGGTCAGCCGGTGCACCCCTGACGATAGAAGAAGTGCCCCTTAAGCAACCCGGACCAAAAGAAGTCTTGGTCAAGGTGGAAGCCTGTGGAGTATGCTTCTCTGATATGTTTGCTCAAAACAACATCATGGGTGGCGGATT TCCCATTGTTCCCGGCCATGAGATCATTGGTCGGGTAGCATCGGTAGGACTCAATGTCAGCACCTGGAAGGTTGGCGATAGGATCGGAAGCGGATGGCATGGTGGACACGATG GCACCTGTCGGTCCTGCAAAAAGGGGTACCACCAAATGTGCGATAACCAGGTTGTCAACGGAGAAACCAAACAAGGAGGGT ACGCCGAGTATGTCTTGCTGCGCTCCGAGGCGGGTGTCCCCATTCCCGAAACAGTGTCAGCCGCCAAGTACGCGCCTATTCTCTGCGCCGGCATGACCGTCTTCAACTCAATTCGGCACATGAACGTCGGTGTTGGCGAGACGGTGGCTGTCCAGGGGCTGGGCGGGCTCGGTCACCTGGCTATCCAATTCGCCAACAAGTTCGGATATCGCGTGGTGGCCATTTCCAGGGGCGCTGACAAGGAGAGCTTTGCGCACGAGCTGGGGGCACATGAATACATCGACACGTCCAAAGTCGACGCCGGAGAAGGTTTGAAGAGGCTCGGGGGCGCCTCGCTGGTGGTGACTACAAGCCCCAGCGCGAATACAATGTCTGGGTTGATGCAGGGCTTGGGGCCGCTGGGCAAGCTGTTGATCCTGAGTGTGCCGGGCGATGTGAGCGTCAACACTGGAGTCATG CTGAGATATGGGTTGTCTGTTCAGGCATGGCCGTGTGGCCATGCTATCGACTCGGAGGAGGCAATTGCCTTCACTCAGCTGCAAAACATCGATTGTCTCATTGAAGAATTTCCATTGGAGAGGGCCAACGACGCTTTCG ATGCTATGCTAAGCGGGAGGGTCAGGTTCCGCGCCGTAATTACGTTTTGA
- a CDS encoding uncharacterized protein (COG:S; EggNog:ENOG503NVJZ): MIQVQHPLSAYSVAPTPGLLDGAGDISMPLMVGCCTEHDRLRPEPYFSSAHGSIYYTPRHPLERRRRTESASFPTPLIQPRQRRPHSIHIISYPPGFIPPDLRPPKSSQTSTRKTTRKLSREQKKAQKEGEKERRRLEKERSEKKEKRRSLRSLPPGAEKVGKVLDKIKAVFSHPPNSTPTVTATPTSRAQSRPSSFISFARRLSRFEGSYVEDTVIDIPVSTGRPGGEEITVQEPIMATATGPNPLGGNAFQASNRTSMVSIRSAKSMMSSSVSEIQKPVASGSGLACSILLAEPNVFLTGFEHDSHSRRQGQQQSSALLRGKLQLNVSKNVKIKSVTLKLVGKARTEWPEGIPPSKTDLFEEQTLRTQSLVFFHAMHEGMWETEYGSQCTFVPKTSSTHHNLMSSLYNNSNSSLHILGKSRNSSTLTAKERKRLSLQSVQSRSFGKGESPFANPVQAKGFKIFGPGTYEYAFELPIDHNQLETTKLQYGSVRWELETMVERAGAFKPNLHGSKEVSIVRLPDQMSLEMTEPISISRHWEDQLHYDIMISGKSFPIGAKIPIAFKLTPLAKVQVHKLKVFVTESIEYWTNDRHVTRKDSGRKILLLEKVAGKPLDKQYEASDIRVLSGGELDAEQRDEARMLAIRRRLQEAARAGGPPRPLPDPSNNLLGELDLGLESFWGSTEIEMNVQLPTCDMMARDKTLRLHPDCSWKNVNIVMRISRLDPDDPAGKRRRHFEISIDSPFTVLNCRATQANTSLPQYSGRDGPAEQRQQMSCGCSDAHPLDPNSSNAATPLAMIEEDAQSLNNSRLRIDSNINTSAGGLPSMPQAAHLQSAARTGGSVHRASSSLSRARGLPSPLDREPRPIHLLRHPSYNPPPFNADDPPPPLPAELMTPPPNYDIIVGTPSVDGMADYFARLAAYDLEQEGSRRNSDDTIGPIDVDPFSGARLTPRPPHEAGDDDSSDSNDDEVARAHRRGRVNVANPRTPGGRLVPSRSLEIERPTVRLDMTGVVRRGHYLLHTNPTRHMYMQHTFTYHLYVFIGMAQTKYPLFLLFFDFIHHPACIDKGDG; encoded by the exons ATGATTCAGGTGCAG CATCCTCTGTCCGCCTACAGCGTGGCCCCGACCCCGGGGCTCCTGGACGGAGCTGGGGACATCTCTATGCCCCTGATGGTCGGATGCT GTACCGAACACGATCGATTGCGTCCCGAGCCCTACTTCTCGTCCGCACACGGATCCATCTACTACACACCGAGACACCCACTTGAGCGCAGGCGCCGCACCGAGAGTGCTAGCTTCCCGACGCCGCTGATACAGCCTCGCCAGCGTCGACCTCACTCGATTCACATCATCTCGTACCCTCCTGGTTTTATCCCCCCGGATTTGCGGCCGCCAAAGTCGAGTCAGACGTCCACAAGGAAGACCACCAGGAAATTGAGCCgagagcagaagaaggctcagaaggagggcgagaaggaacggaggaggctggaaaaggagcggtcagaaaagaaagagaagcgGCGGTCTCTTCGATCACTGCCCCCTGGTGCTGAAAAGGTCGGGAAGGTGTTGGACAAGATAAAGGCAGTCTTCTCCCATCCGCCGAACTCTACGCCCACAGTTACAGCAACCCCTACGTCGAGGGCCCAATCCCGCCCGTCGAGTTTTATAAGCTTCGCCCGGCGACTTTCCCGATTCGAAGGATCCTACGTCGAAGACACCGTGATCGATATTCCAGTATCTACAGGCCGACCaggtggggaggagataACGGTCCAGGAACCCATCATGGCTACCGCCACTGGCCCGAATCCCCTCGGAGGGAACGCATTTCAAGCATCCAACAGGACCAGCATGGTGTCGATACGATCCGCCAAGAGCATGATGAGCTCATCGGTGTCCGAAATTCAGAAGCCTGTAGCATCAGGGAGCGGGCTGGCTTGCTCGATATTATTAGCAGAGCCGAATGTTTTTCTCACGGGATTCGAACATGACAGTCACTCCAGGCGCCAAGGACAGCAGCAATCAAGCGCACTGCTTCGTGGAAAGCTGCAGTTGAACGTGTCCAAGAATGTCAAGATCAAGTCGGTCACGCTGAAGCTGGTGGGCAAGGCCAGAACGGAGTGGCCCGAGGGAATTCCGCCGTCCAAAACGGACCTGTTCGAAGAGCAGACGCTCCGCACCCAGTCCCTTGTATTTTTCCATGCCATGCATGAAGGCATGTGGGAGACGGAGTATGGGAGCCAGTGCACATTTGTGCCAAAAACCAGCTCTACACATCACAATCTCATGTCCTCGCTCTACAACAACTCCAATTCGTCACTTCATATTCTCGGAAAGTCTAGAAACTCTTCTACGCTGACAGCCAAGGAAAGGAAACGCCTTTCCCTTCAGTCTGTGCAGTCCCGAAGTTTTGGAAAGGGCGAGTCGCCATTTGCGAATCCGGTCCAAGCAAAGGGGTTCAAGATTTTTGGCCCCGGCACATACGAGTACGCCTTTGAGTTGCCCATCGATCACAACCAACTCGAGACGACAAAGCTCCAATACGGCTCGGTCCGGTGGGAGCTGGAAACTATGGTGGAGCGTGCTGGAGCATTCAAGCCGAACCTGCACGGTTCCAAAGAGGTGTCAATTGTCCGTCTCCCCGACCAGATGTCTCTCGAGATGACGGAGCCAATATCCATCAGCCGCCACTGGGAAGATCAGCTGCATTACGACATCATGATCTCGGGGAAGAGCTTTCCCATCGGCGCCAAAATCCCCATTGCATTCAAGCTCACGCCCTTGGCAAAAGTTCAGGTCCACAAACTTAAAGTGTTCGTGACAGAAAGCATCGAGTACTGGACCAACGACCGCCATGTCACGCGCAAAGACTCGGGGAGGAAGATATTAttgctggagaaggtggcCGGCAAACCCCTGGACAAGCAATACGAGGCCAGCGACATCCGTGTTCTCAGCGGTGGCGAGCTGGATGCTGAACAACGGGACGAGGCGCGAATGCTGGCTATCCGAAGACGGCTACAAGAAGCTGCCAGGGCTGGCGGTCCTCCGCGGCCACTCCCTGATCCGAGCAACAATTTGTTGGGTGAACTAGACCTTGGTCTGGAGAGCTTCTGGGGAAGCACCGAGATCGAGATGAACGTGCAGCTACCAACATGCGACATGATGGCGCGCGACAAAACGCTTCGTTTGCATCCCGATTGCAGTTGGAAGAATGTTAAT ATCGTCATGCGCATCTCTCGCTTGGACCCGGATGATCCCGCAGGAAAGCGTCGGCGGCATTTCGAGATCAGCATTGATAGCCCCTTTACTGTCTTGAACTGCCGTGCAACCCAAGCCAACACGTCCCTCCCGCAGTACAGCGGGCGAGACGGCCCTGCCGAGCAACGACAGCAGATGTCGTGCGGTTGTTCGGACGCGCATCCTTTGGATCCCAACTCATCCAACGCGGCCACGCCGCTCGCCATGATCGAAGAGGATGCCCAGAGCCTGAACAACAGCCGACTGCGGATTGactccaacatcaacaccagcgcCGGCGGTCTGCCCAGCATGCCCCAGGCTGCCCACCTACAGTCCGCCGCTCGAACTGGCGGGTCTGTGCACAGGGCCAGCAGTTCGCTGAGCCGTGCTCGGGGTCTTCCAAGTCCGCTGGACCGTGAGCCACGACCCATTCACCTGCTGAGACACCCCTCATACAATCCGCCTCCCTTCAACGCAGACGatccgccgccaccgctgcCGGCGGAGCTCATGACGCCACCTCCCAACTACGACATTATCGTGGGAACTCCGAGCGTGGACGGCATGGCCGACTACTTTGCACGTCTGGCTGCGTACGACCTGGAACAAGAGGGCTCGAGACGGAACAGCGATGATACGATCGGACCCATCGATGTCGACCCATTTTCGGGCGCGCGGCTGACACCTAGGCCGCCGCATGAAGCCGGCGATGACGACTCTTCTGACAGCAACGACGATGAGGTCGCCCGGGCCCACCGCCGCGGACGAGTCAATGTGGCCAATCCGAGAACACCGGGCGGTCGTTTGGTTCCAAGTCGGAGTCTGGAAATCGAGCGTCCCACCGTGAGGCTCGACatgacgggggtggtgaggcggGGGCA ctacctcctccacacaAACCCCACACGACACATGTATATGCAACACACATTCACATACCATCTTTATGTTTTCATTGGCATGGCACAAACAAaataccccctttttttgttATTCTTTGACTTCATCCATCATCCTGCATGCATTGACAAGGGAGATGGATAG
- a CDS encoding uncharacterized protein (COG:D; EggNog:ENOG503NX2Z) — MGTTYEMPHLASSKNHIHHHSTHAPPMPQQDRYRSALNERPPPNEQIYNSTSRCSAPVYQQPQVQQAPRPNLPSSSAAPVAALPSSTVVPNQRRGANRHSSRPSSPPLDMSLVFHSMEIPECISPRSGNLGDFMAEVAALFWFESPQTFETAEKIRTLPPNAAIARLSANAVASSDFKKWVMNIVDATKITQNVALLALLYIYRLKMANPSVKGRPGSEFRLLTVALMLGNKFLDDNTYTNKTWAEVSGIGVNEIHVMEVEFLSNMRYSLLVSAEQWRAWLDKLANVYEYLEIAKRSPSPSPSPLLMPSPSHRAFASPTPSPMSTAAMQPTPAGPFSGGNIQNSNNHGPVGWPHPYSSNNAVSPLALKPEQHLLRKRSFTEDDPTEPPAKRLGRAAPEQPQPIHLPAHHLPSQAPPLQGLHVASHPPIGSQRPIHSATGQSRPLPSMSSDQGRVAVPSLALNTGHAGPLVTTQSFTSSAAYAPPQASPLSLPPLVPGVRAMATVYPNATTYAPQQSVLVTSGPSVSSAPQSVTTPTTSFPPMSYGTPTKRPSPQHHLASSANMAGSSPLSVDPYGHHSGTPMGNAGATSGLHTPISHSPSVYLQQRDSPYKPVRQVNTLLIPPASAFLHQYHFQNAVTPNQMHYQPLGRRNEYRTGIVPEYTMDRQHSYPSSQQVLPDPAPHRPPHVPPVGRPDLFRSHY, encoded by the coding sequence ATGGGGACAACCTACGAGATGCCTCACTTGGCATCCTCCAAaaaccacatccaccaccattcGACCCACGCCCCACCAATGCCCCAGCAAGATCGCTACCGATCCGCCCTGAACGAGCGACCACCGCCGAACGAGCAAATATACAATTCCACCTCACGATGTTCTGCACCTGTCTATCAGCAGCCCCAGGTCCAACAAGCTCCGAGACCAAacctgccctcctcctctgctgctcccgTCGCGGCGTTGCCGAGCTCAACGGTTGTCCCTAACCAACGACGAGGGGCAAACCGGCACTCTTCCCgaccatcatcgccgccattGGACATGAGCCTGGTGTTTCACAGCATGGAAATTCCAGAATGCATCAGCCCGAGGAGTGGGAATCTGGGAGACTTTATGGCCGAGGTCGCGGCTCTCTTTTGGTTCGAGTCTCCGCAGACGTTTGAGACGGCTGAAAAAATACGGACCTTGCCACCAAACGCCGCCATTGCTAGATTGTCGGCCAACGCTGTGGCGTCATCCGACTTCAAGAAATGGGTAATGAATATCGTGGACGCTACAAAGATCACCCAAAATGTGGCGCTGCTTGCGCTTCTCTACATCTATAGGCTCAAAATGGCCAACCCCAGCGTGAAGGGTCGACCGGGCAGCGAGTTCCGCTTGTTGACCGTCGCCCTGATGCTTGGGAACAAGTTTCTGGATGACAACACCTATACCAACAAGACATGGGCAGAGGTGTCGGGCATTGGGGTGAATGAGATTCACGTGATGGAGGTTGAGTTCTTGAGCAACATGAGATATAGTTTGCTGGTTTCTGCCGAGCAGTGGCGCGCATGGCTGGACAAGCTCGCCAACGTGTACGAGTACCTGGAAATCGCCAAACGatcaccctcaccttcgCCATCGCCGCTGTTGATGCCGTCGCCGAGCCATCGCGCTTTTGCCTCACCAACTCCATCTCCGATGAGCACCGCCGCGATGCAGCCGACCCCAGCTGGGCCCTTTTCTGGCGGAAACATACAGAACAGCAACAATCATGGGCCAGTGGGCTGGCCACACCCCTATTCATCCAACAATGCCGTTTCCCCCCTTGCCTTGAAGCCAGAACAGCACCTTTTAAGGAAGCGCAGTTTTACCGAAGATGACCCGACCGAGCCCCCTGCGAAGCGTCTTGGCCGTGCTGCCCCtgaacaaccccaacccatccacctgccagcccaccacctcccatcgCAGGCACCACCGCTCCAAGGTCTACACGTTGCCTCGCACCCTCCTATCGGCTCTCAGCGACCTATCCACTCTGCTACCGGCCAGAGTCGGCCACTTCCATCCATGAGCTCAGATCAAGGGCGTGTTGCCGTGCCCAGTTTGGCACTGAACACAGGCCATGCTGGTCCCCTCGTGACAACCCAGTCGTTCACATCCTCGGCGGCATACGCACCGCCACAGGCTTCACCACTGTCACTGCCGCCGCTTGTGCCGGGTGTGCGTGCCATGGCCACCGTGTACCCCAATGCCACCACTTATGCGCCCCAGCAGTCTGTGCTGGTTACATCCGGGCCCAGTGTGAGCTCGGCGCCACAGTCGGTGACCACTCCGACAACAAGCTTCCCGCCCATGTCCTATGGCACGCCAACAAAGCGTCCAtctccccagcaccacctGGCTTCCAGCGCCAACATGGCCGGGTCTTCGCCACTCTCCGTCGACCCCTATGGTCATCATTCTGGGACACCCATGGGGAACGCTGGGGCCACCAGCGGACTGCACACGCCCATCTCACACTCGCCATCGGTTTATCTGCAGCAACGCGATAGTCCGTACAAGCCCGTGAGACAAGTCAACACGCTGCTCATCCCGCCCGCGTCtgccttcctccaccagTACCATTTCCAGAACGCTGTTACGCCAAACCAGATGCACTATCAGCCGCTTGGAAGGAGGAACGAATACCGGACAGGCATTGTGCCAGAGTACACCATGGACAGACAGCACTCTTACCCTTCTTCGCAACAGGTGCTTCCCGATCCCGCACCGCATCGACCCCCTCACGTGCCGCCTGTCGGGCGCCCGGATTTATTCCGTTCGCACTACTAA